Proteins found in one Neodiprion lecontei isolate iyNeoLeco1 chromosome 6, iyNeoLeco1.1, whole genome shotgun sequence genomic segment:
- the LOC107219963 gene encoding Hermansky-Pudlak syndrome 5 protein homolog isoform X2 — MISTKSERNGECVTALCWNDNSTELYIGDENGTVHVMGLSMFTVKRGIFQDPACPIMGLNYKIVQMDFCSPLLLISTISNCYICDTVEGQYEKVGLRTRQGEFGACFYNPSTIREADFSATQQKHSSSTNKEFKSTKIDKKNQQYPKIYCARPGSRLWEAESNGKIVKTHNFKEALAIPPSTVHKSIGSKMTCAESSNCDWSPQSLKFSPLHIIASKYLLTYNSNALYVFDPVNSAVILWCNEYTDVAAANVVDNQIYVMTNSGDFHCLELTPTPSSMSNQIEKGSKLDSGIVVVNNKNSKLLKYTKNEEISEVEKKCDSNNKLPVEFRKELNKCELSVLNSQNLIARNTKEDQKNEFNDIVRLDAEYIDIDKELKMGPSQKHVGVEETMNIEENLGTTKDEIRNVMDDVQVIYSLVNSLDSIMSDDEIDKILCTVRESIKCIKESCEKLTEPKPSVLKAINTIEQYYRHIFLSRLNKDRLIETKNENILNEAMSSFLEINVLHQVECECGFPYLTKQPEEPKFFKIGIVILQKYSEISKETCINLCKKVPYMWRPYVNIYSKQKDFFEETTFVHCLQTRDDLVLSFLLLPLNGEQWKFAMKAISNLQLKKCLGCNGPITATNTQNDLSINWNNIAHEIMKREGPDVSVNFLTTIATILPSVSFSRNLFQSLIFTKILKHHEFEQPMDFDQILNETPYDPYSLLCCPKIQTQLLHTLQKDLQRPMDRHVFGTQAHHWGMHHKPAKSICPCCTLPLKTPVLLDNNGLSLFPCGHSYHVNCLIQKRVLKCNLHNN; from the exons ATGATATCAACAAAAAGTGAACGGAATGGCGAATGCGTTACGGCATTATGTTGGAATGACAACAGCACTGAGTTGTACATCGGGGATGAAAATGGGACGGTTCATGTTATGGGTCTATCTATGTTTACT GTCAAGAGAGGAATCTTCCAAGATCCTGCTTGTCCTATTATGGgattgaattataaaattgttcaaatgGACTTTTGTTCGCCGCTTCTTCTCATATCGACAATATCAAACTGCTACATATGCGACACTGTTGAAGGACAGTACGAGAAAGTTGGATTGAGAACAAGACAGGGAGAATTTGGTGCttgtttttataatccaagtACCATAAGAGAAGCGGATTTTTCAGCAACACAACAGAAGCATTCATCTTCCACCAATAAGGAGTTCAAAAGCACAAAGATTGACAAAAAGAATCAACAGTATCCAAAAATTTATTGCGCTAGACCTGGCTCTAGGTTGTGGGAAGCAGAGTCAAATGGGAAGATTGTTAAAACTCATAACTTTAAAGAGGCTTTAGCTATCCCCCCATCTACTGTACACAAGTCGATCGGATCAAAGATGACTTGTGCAGAATCATCCAACTGCGATTGGTCACCTCAATCGCTGAAATTTTCACCTCTTCATATCATAGCCAGCAAATATTTACTCACATATAATTCGAATGCTCTCTATGTTTTCGACCCTGTAAATTCCGCGGTTATTTTATGGTGTAATGAGTACACAGATGTTGCTGCAGCAAATGTTGTAGATAATCAGATTTATGTCATGACAAATTCTGGTGATTTTCACTGCCTAGAACTTACGCCAACTCCTTCGTCCATGTcaaatcaaattgaaaaaggCAGTAAATTAGATTCGGGTATAGTAgttgtgaataataaaaactcTAAGCTTctgaaatatacaaaaaatgaagaaatatcTGAAGTAGAGAAGAAATGTGATAGCAACAATAAACTGCCAGTTGAGTTTAGGAAGGAGTTGAACAAATGTGAATTAAGTGTTTTGAATAGTCAGAATCTCATAGCACGCAATACGAAAGAAgatcaaaaaaatgaatttaatgaCATAGTAAGGCTCGATGCAGAGTACATAGATATCGATAAGGAACTCAAAATGGGTCCGTCACAAAAACATGTAGGAGTTGAAGAAACAATGAATATAGAAGAAAATCTAGGCACTACCAAAGATGAAATTAGAAATGTAATGGATGATGTGCAAGTTATTTACTCACTAGTAAACAGTTTAGATAGCATAATGTCTGatgatgaaattgataaaattttatgcacAGTACGAGAAAGTATAAAGTGCATAAAGGAATCGTGTGAGAAATTAACTGAGCCAAAACCAAGTGTTTTGAAAGCAATTAACACTATTGAGCAGTATTatagacatatttttttatcaagacTGAACAAAGACCGATTAATTGAgactaaaaatgaaaatatactcAATGAAGCGATGAGTTCCTTCTTAGAAATTAATGTATTACATCAGGTAGAATGCGAGTGTGGCTTTCCCTACCTGACCAAGCAGCCAGAAGAgccaaaattttttaagataggaattgttattttgcaaaaatactcCGAGATCAGCAAAGAGACTTGCATTAATTTATGCAAAAAGGTGCCTTATATGTGGCGGCCTTATGTGAACATTTATTCTAAGCAAAAGGatttttttgaagaaacaacattTGTTCATTGTTTACAAACGCGAGATGATCTAGTTCTTTCGTTTCTATTACTACCACTAAATGGAGAACAATGGAAGTTTGCAATGAAAGCTATCAGTAATCTGCAATTAAAAAAGTGCCTCGGTTGCAATGGGCCTATTACTGCAACAAACACGCAGAATGATTTGTCTATAAATTGGAATAACATAGCTCATGAAATAATGAAGAGAGAAGGACCTGACGTCAGTGTTAATTTTTTGACAACAATAGCAACAATATTACCGTCTGTCTCATTCAGTAGAAA TTTATTTCAATCTCTCATctttacgaaaattttgaaacatcaTGAATTCGAACAGCCTATGGACTTCGATCAGATACTCAATGAAACTCCTTATGACCCATATAGTTTGCTGTGTTGTCCAAAG aTCCAAACGCAATTACTACATACCCTGCAGAAAGACCTCCAGAGGCCAATGGATAGGCACGTGTTTGGAACTCAGGCTCATCACTGGGGAATGCACCATAAGCCAGCTAAATCAATATGTCCCTGCTGTACCTTGCCTCTAAAAACCCCAGTACTTCTAGACAATAACGGCTTATCGCTGTTTCCATGTGGTCATTCTTATCATGTCAACTGCTTGATACAGAAAAGAGTCCTGAAATGTAATTTGCATAATAATTGA
- the LOC107219963 gene encoding Hermansky-Pudlak syndrome 5 protein homolog isoform X1, with protein MAQDVTWVMTEAKDLMLSEYKEITTLLQKPIKDKRRIKYTCFDVSSNFIALGSTSGSIYLFARDTCIFQQLIPLSNGAVAHILISPDQKVVALSTVDGNVCLIVLKPTVKEAMISTKSERNGECVTALCWNDNSTELYIGDENGTVHVMGLSMFTVKRGIFQDPACPIMGLNYKIVQMDFCSPLLLISTISNCYICDTVEGQYEKVGLRTRQGEFGACFYNPSTIREADFSATQQKHSSSTNKEFKSTKIDKKNQQYPKIYCARPGSRLWEAESNGKIVKTHNFKEALAIPPSTVHKSIGSKMTCAESSNCDWSPQSLKFSPLHIIASKYLLTYNSNALYVFDPVNSAVILWCNEYTDVAAANVVDNQIYVMTNSGDFHCLELTPTPSSMSNQIEKGSKLDSGIVVVNNKNSKLLKYTKNEEISEVEKKCDSNNKLPVEFRKELNKCELSVLNSQNLIARNTKEDQKNEFNDIVRLDAEYIDIDKELKMGPSQKHVGVEETMNIEENLGTTKDEIRNVMDDVQVIYSLVNSLDSIMSDDEIDKILCTVRESIKCIKESCEKLTEPKPSVLKAINTIEQYYRHIFLSRLNKDRLIETKNENILNEAMSSFLEINVLHQVECECGFPYLTKQPEEPKFFKIGIVILQKYSEISKETCINLCKKVPYMWRPYVNIYSKQKDFFEETTFVHCLQTRDDLVLSFLLLPLNGEQWKFAMKAISNLQLKKCLGCNGPITATNTQNDLSINWNNIAHEIMKREGPDVSVNFLTTIATILPSVSFSRNLFQSLIFTKILKHHEFEQPMDFDQILNETPYDPYSLLCCPKIQTQLLHTLQKDLQRPMDRHVFGTQAHHWGMHHKPAKSICPCCTLPLKTPVLLDNNGLSLFPCGHSYHVNCLIQKRVLKCNLHNN; from the exons ATGGCTCAAGACGTAACTTGGGTTATGACTGAAGCCAAGGATCTGATGCTTTCCGAATATAAAGAAATAACAACGCTCTTACAAAAACCCATCAAGGATAAAAGACGTataaag TACACATGCTTTGACGTCTCATCAAACTTTATCGCGCTTGGCTCGACGAGCGGAAGCATATATTTGTTTGCCAGAGACACctgcatttttcagcagctcaTACCCCTCTCA AATGGAGCTGTAGCTCACATCCTAATATCACCAGATCAAAAGGTAGTAGCACTATCAACTGTAGATggaaatgtctgccttatagTTTTAAAACCCACTGTGAAAGAGGCTATGATATCAACAAAAAGTGAACGGAATGGCGAATGCGTTACGGCATTATGTTGGAATGACAACAGCACTGAGTTGTACATCGGGGATGAAAATGGGACGGTTCATGTTATGGGTCTATCTATGTTTACT GTCAAGAGAGGAATCTTCCAAGATCCTGCTTGTCCTATTATGGgattgaattataaaattgttcaaatgGACTTTTGTTCGCCGCTTCTTCTCATATCGACAATATCAAACTGCTACATATGCGACACTGTTGAAGGACAGTACGAGAAAGTTGGATTGAGAACAAGACAGGGAGAATTTGGTGCttgtttttataatccaagtACCATAAGAGAAGCGGATTTTTCAGCAACACAACAGAAGCATTCATCTTCCACCAATAAGGAGTTCAAAAGCACAAAGATTGACAAAAAGAATCAACAGTATCCAAAAATTTATTGCGCTAGACCTGGCTCTAGGTTGTGGGAAGCAGAGTCAAATGGGAAGATTGTTAAAACTCATAACTTTAAAGAGGCTTTAGCTATCCCCCCATCTACTGTACACAAGTCGATCGGATCAAAGATGACTTGTGCAGAATCATCCAACTGCGATTGGTCACCTCAATCGCTGAAATTTTCACCTCTTCATATCATAGCCAGCAAATATTTACTCACATATAATTCGAATGCTCTCTATGTTTTCGACCCTGTAAATTCCGCGGTTATTTTATGGTGTAATGAGTACACAGATGTTGCTGCAGCAAATGTTGTAGATAATCAGATTTATGTCATGACAAATTCTGGTGATTTTCACTGCCTAGAACTTACGCCAACTCCTTCGTCCATGTcaaatcaaattgaaaaaggCAGTAAATTAGATTCGGGTATAGTAgttgtgaataataaaaactcTAAGCTTctgaaatatacaaaaaatgaagaaatatcTGAAGTAGAGAAGAAATGTGATAGCAACAATAAACTGCCAGTTGAGTTTAGGAAGGAGTTGAACAAATGTGAATTAAGTGTTTTGAATAGTCAGAATCTCATAGCACGCAATACGAAAGAAgatcaaaaaaatgaatttaatgaCATAGTAAGGCTCGATGCAGAGTACATAGATATCGATAAGGAACTCAAAATGGGTCCGTCACAAAAACATGTAGGAGTTGAAGAAACAATGAATATAGAAGAAAATCTAGGCACTACCAAAGATGAAATTAGAAATGTAATGGATGATGTGCAAGTTATTTACTCACTAGTAAACAGTTTAGATAGCATAATGTCTGatgatgaaattgataaaattttatgcacAGTACGAGAAAGTATAAAGTGCATAAAGGAATCGTGTGAGAAATTAACTGAGCCAAAACCAAGTGTTTTGAAAGCAATTAACACTATTGAGCAGTATTatagacatatttttttatcaagacTGAACAAAGACCGATTAATTGAgactaaaaatgaaaatatactcAATGAAGCGATGAGTTCCTTCTTAGAAATTAATGTATTACATCAGGTAGAATGCGAGTGTGGCTTTCCCTACCTGACCAAGCAGCCAGAAGAgccaaaattttttaagataggaattgttattttgcaaaaatactcCGAGATCAGCAAAGAGACTTGCATTAATTTATGCAAAAAGGTGCCTTATATGTGGCGGCCTTATGTGAACATTTATTCTAAGCAAAAGGatttttttgaagaaacaacattTGTTCATTGTTTACAAACGCGAGATGATCTAGTTCTTTCGTTTCTATTACTACCACTAAATGGAGAACAATGGAAGTTTGCAATGAAAGCTATCAGTAATCTGCAATTAAAAAAGTGCCTCGGTTGCAATGGGCCTATTACTGCAACAAACACGCAGAATGATTTGTCTATAAATTGGAATAACATAGCTCATGAAATAATGAAGAGAGAAGGACCTGACGTCAGTGTTAATTTTTTGACAACAATAGCAACAATATTACCGTCTGTCTCATTCAGTAGAAA TTTATTTCAATCTCTCATctttacgaaaattttgaaacatcaTGAATTCGAACAGCCTATGGACTTCGATCAGATACTCAATGAAACTCCTTATGACCCATATAGTTTGCTGTGTTGTCCAAAG aTCCAAACGCAATTACTACATACCCTGCAGAAAGACCTCCAGAGGCCAATGGATAGGCACGTGTTTGGAACTCAGGCTCATCACTGGGGAATGCACCATAAGCCAGCTAAATCAATATGTCCCTGCTGTACCTTGCCTCTAAAAACCCCAGTACTTCTAGACAATAACGGCTTATCGCTGTTTCCATGTGGTCATTCTTATCATGTCAACTGCTTGATACAGAAAAGAGTCCTGAAATGTAATTTGCATAATAATTGA